One Drosophila santomea strain STO CAGO 1482 chromosome X, Prin_Dsan_1.1, whole genome shotgun sequence DNA segment encodes these proteins:
- the LOC120456217 gene encoding very-long-chain 3-oxoacyl-CoA reductase — translation MEENNSQVLSLLGGLAIGIVGFQVFRKVLPWIYANVVGPKVFGSSVDLAKMGEWAVVTGSTDGIGKAYAKELARRGLKLVLISRSLEKLNVVAKEIGDKYGVEVRVIDVDFTGGAEIYDKIREKTTGLNVGVLVNNVGISYSHPEYFLDCYKADPKFLRNIVAANIHSVTHMTALFLPGMISQRRGVIINLSSTAGVIPNPLLSVYSSTKAFVNKFSDDLQTEYKEHGILIQSVQPGFVATNMSKIRKASVFAPSPETYVRSALSTLGIATQTAGYLPHALLQLVIHFTEAVFGEQFARNVVLKNILGTRKRALRRLAKEQ, via the exons ATGGAGGAGAACAATTCCCAAGTGCTGAGCCTGCTGGGCGGTCTGGCCATTGGTATCGTTGGCTTCCAGGTCTTCCGGAAGGTCCTGCCCTGGATCTATGCCAATGTCGTTGGCCCCAAGGTCTTTGGCTCCTCCGTGGATCTCGCCAAAATGGGCGAGTGGGCAG TTGTCACCGGGTCCACCGATGGAATTGGCAAGGCCTACGCCAAGGag CTGGCCCGCCGAGGTCTGAAGCTGGTGCTGATTAGTAGATCCCTGGAAAAACTGAATGTGGTGGCCAAGGAGATTG GCGATAAATACGGCGTGGAGGTGCGTGTGATCGATGTGGACTTCACTGGCGGTGCCGAGATCTATGATAAGATCCGTGAAAAGACCACTGGCCTGAATGTCGGAGTGCTGGTCAACAACGTGGGCATCAGCTACAGCCATCCTGAGTACTTCCTGGACTGCTACAAGGCCGATCCCAAGTTTCTGCGCAACATCGTGGCTGCCAATATACACTCGGTGACGCACATGACCGCACTTTTCCTGCCCGGCATGATTAGCCAGCGACGTGGAGTGATCATTAATCTGTCGTCCACCGCCGGTGTCATTCCCAATCCCCTGCTTAGCGTGTACAGTTCCACCAAG GCCTTTGTGAACAAATTCAGTGATGACCTGCAGACGGAGTACAAGGAGCACGGCATCCTCATCCAGAGCGTCCAGCCGGGCTTTGTGGCCACAAACATGTCGAAGATCCGAAAGGCTAGCGTGTTTGCTCCCTCGCCGGAAACGTATGTCCGCTCGGCGCTGTCCACCCTGGGCATTGCCACCCAGACGGCGGGCTATCTGCCCCACGCCCTGCTCCAGCTTGTCATCCACTTCACGGAGGCGGTGTTCGGCGAGCAGTTCGCACGCAATGTCGTTCTGAAGAACATCCTGGGCACCCGGAAGCGTGCCCTGCGGCGTCTGGCCAAGGAACAGTAG